In Pan troglodytes isolate AG18354 chromosome 20, NHGRI_mPanTro3-v2.0_pri, whole genome shotgun sequence, the genomic window aggctggagtgcaatggtgcgatcttggctcactgcaacctgtgcctcccaggttcaagcgattctcctggctcagcctccctagcagctgggattataggcacccgccaccaggcccagctaatttttttgtattttcagtagagacggtgtttcggtatgttggccaggctgatctcgaactcctgacctcagacgatccacccacctcagcctcccaaagtgctgggattacaggcgtgttgcaccgcgcccggctctccttcactttttgttttctgctcACTGGAAATActttggggaggggagggccCTCTCTACTGcagcatgtgttattttttttcctccagagatCTTCAAATAACTACTATCAGTTAGGGGCCTCCTGCATGGTGAGAGATGCTTTGTGTGGTTTAAGGACACAAGGCTTTATTTAGGTCTGAACTAACATCTTTGCTGAACTAAAGGATGCCATGAGGGTTATTTCTGACAACCTTGGAGGATCTGGGTCTTTGTTGCATTAGAGGCGtgagcagcaacagcagcagcagaggtatTTAAGGGTCCTGGAGAGTGTGGACCTCAAGACACCATCTAATAGCAGCTTCCCAGTCCCcactctttttgttctttctgtttttcagatgacTACTTTTTCAGGAATGACTACTTGATGGGCCCACAACttgcacagaagaaaaaaaatctccccaCCAGCCTGCACCCTAGATGAAGGCCAATACCCAGCATTAGTCACAGCTTCATTCTAAAATACACAGCCACagctaggccgggtgcagtggctcacacctataatcccagaattctgggaggccgaggcggatggatcacttcaggtcataagttcgagaccagcctggccaacatgatgaaaccccatctctactaaaaatacaaaaattagctgggtgtggtggcatgctcctgtaatccctgctattcgggaggctgaggcaggagaatcgcttgaacctgggaggcagaggttgcagtaagccaagaacccgccactgcactccagcctgggcgacacagtgagactctgtctagaaaaacaaaaactaaaacaaaaacaaaaaaaccacagctAGGTCCCAGCCAAAACATATGACCCAGGACTGTGTAAGAGGGGCTGcaatcagctgggtgcagtggctcacacctgtaatcccagcactttgggaggccaaggcaggtggatcacctgaggttgggagttcgagatcagcctgaccaacatggagaaaccccgtctctactaaaaatacaaaaaattagccaggcatggtggcacatgcctgtaattccagctacttgagaggctgaggcaggagaatcgcttgaacccgggaggcggaggttgtggtgagtggagatcatgccattgcactccagcctgggcaacaagagcgaaactccatctcaaaaaaaaaaaaaaaaagggggtggggggtgctgcaATCCCATACTTCTGCTCCTCAATGTAAAGGAATTATGCAAACTGCTGACTTAGCTCAGCTGAATCCGGAACTGAGGCTGGCTAGGCCTCAGCAATGCAACACAGGGCAGCAAGCAGCAGCTCAAAGTACACACTGGCTGCTGGGCAGCAGAGCAGGTTAGCAACCCGGACGAGAGAACAGACCTGTGGCGTGGTGACCAGCATCCAGACATCTTGTTCATGGTGACAACTGCCAGTGTCACCTGAAAACATGTGGTTCTGATGTTGACACGCAGAACATGTGGTTCTATGTGGCAGAAACATAGTGAGTGAGTATAAAGAGGCTTATTACATAATTGAGGTCTCAGGGCAGGACTCACAAGCAGGTGTGAAATGGCTTGACAGCAAGGAAGATTGCATTAATTCCTACTGTGAATGGTGATGCAGGAATCCTGAAATAAACACCAGCAAACCATAGGAAGCAACATATTAAAAGCATTACGTAACATagccaagtgagatttattcttGGAACATAAAAATGGTTGAAAATATGAAAACTGATCATTGTCATATACCACATTAGCAAAATGATGGAAAATGACAATTATCTCAATTGAtgccatatatgaaaaacccacatcATTTTGACGGTGAAAAACTGGATCAGGAAAAAAAGGATGTATGCACTAacaggttgttgttgttgttgttgttgttttagacggagttctcactctgttgtccaggctggagtgcagtgtcaccatctcagctcactgcagcctccacctcccagaggttcaggtgattctcctgtctcagcctcccaagtagctgggactacaggcagatgccaccgcacccagctaatttttgtatttttagtagagacggggtttcaccatgttggtcaggctggtctcaaactcctggactcaagtggtctgcccgcttggccgcccaaagtgctgagattacaggcgtgagctactgcgcccggccctaactAGTTTTACTCAATGTGTTAAGGGAGATGCTgtcagggaaatcaggcaagaaaatgaaatgaaagcaatctagattaaaaaatatacacacacagcccCCACAGCCTCCCAGACCAACAAGAGATCATAACCATTTTCACTGTACACACAGGTGGACACACCCAGAGACAGACACATAAACTCACAAACTCACAGATAAAAATGGCCCAGAGATACCAACAGATGcttgcagagacacacagaccCCAGGCCTGCCCCCTCTACTCCAGGTTTCTCTCCTTCCTGAGGAATAACCACTATGATCTACTGTATATTTTTGCttattctcatttcttctcttctaGAATGTCAGGTTGGAGGAGACAGGGATATTAGTGTAGATTTGTTCATTACACCAACTAGAGAACCTGTTATATCAAGGAGATTAATACTTATTgaatcggccaggtgtggtggctcatgcctataatcccagcactttgggaggtgggcggatcacctgaggtcaggagtttgagaccagcctggccaacatggtgaaaccccatctctacgaaaaatataaaaattagtcgggcatggtggtgcaatcccagcactttgggaggtgggtggatcacctgaggtcaggagtttgagaccagcctggccaacatgatgaaaccccatctctactaaaaatataaaaattagtcgggcgtggtggagtagtaatcccagctactccagaggctgaggcagaagaattgcttgaacccgggaggcggaggttgcagtgagccaagaccacgccattgcattccagcctgggcaacaagagcgaaactctgtctcaaaaaaaaacaaaacaaaacaaaaaaacacttattGAATTGTAGGACtcaaacagacacacaaacaggTTTTACACAAACCTCGCCATAAGCTCACATACACTTAATCTTCAAAGACTGAATTGTTCTCACCCACATCCCATGTGGCAGAGAGGTGCTTCCGGCCCCCAAGCCTCTCACAAACAGTGGCTCCTTAGCCCATGCTGATGGGGAAGACATTTTACACTACTTGAACATACAGACTCTAAAAAGTGCTTTTCTGTAAAAGTAGAAAATGGGAGTTCAAGGATGCAAAAGGGCTGGAAATGGATTGATGCTGCTGCTCCAGCCCTTCAACTGTTATAAATTGTAGATGATTCCAGAAACATCCCTCATGACTTGACCATGTGTCAGTTTGCTTTTCCACTGAGAGCACAATGAGGGCAGCAAAGGCGTGGATCTCATGGCTCAGCTGCATGCCCTCCTCTGAGCTCTTCCTGGTAGCTCTCACCTTCACTAAGGGCTCATCTGCCAGCAGACCTCGCCCCAGATCGCCTCACGGGACCCCACCATGCTCAAGCCTTGCAAGGCTGCCCCCTGACCCACATCTGCTGTTGGGGTAGGATGGAGGCCTACAAAACTCAGACTAAACATCTTGAAGTCACAGAAATATCACTTCTGGTATCCAGGGAGAGACAGGAAGTTGTTGTGAGGCTGGATGGTGAGCTGGCTTCCCTCATTCCTGCCACATCCCTGGCAGGACACTCTGACTTGCTATCCAGGTAACAGTGGGCACTGCCTCCACCAAAGGAAGGGCCTGACACCTACCATGGCTGCACAGCTCAGCAAAGGAGGAACTCTTCGGTGCTGTCAGGACAGTTTCTTGGGAGTTCAGTACACCTTGCATTCTGGGAGTGACATGAAGCGAGTCGGCTCCATGGCCGGTGGCACCTCTCTGATATGGCGGCTTCCCGTATACCACAAGGCTGGAGTTCTGCAGGGTGGGTTCTGTTCCACGAAGCACTAAGTGCTGGCCTTGGAGGCAAGGCTATGAAACCAGCCCTGCAGCAGCACACGTGACACGCACTGAGGAGAAACCTTGTCATTGTCAGTGCCTAAGCCAGGTGGAATGTGCCAGAAAATCTGGGGTGGGCAAATTAGGGAAGGTAAGAAGTTGATCGTATCCTGCAGTCTATGGCCATACTACCCTGAATGTGCCTGGTCTCGTCTGACTGTGTTCTGTAGCTGGGACATGGTAGGGCATGTCTCTATGATGCCACAGTTCGTTTTGAGACTTCTGTGGTGGTTGGTGCAGAGCTGGTGGTTATGGGACAGTGGATCTTGTATGGTCAAGGGGCATGACACACATTCTGCCACAGCTTCTTCAGCCCTCACTTTAGAGCCACCTGGGTTGTCACAGAGAAATGGTCTAGtgtgaacttttatttatttattatttttctttctcttttttttttttttttgagacagggtctgtctctgtcacccaggctggagtgcagaggtgtgatctcggctcactgcagcctccgcctcctgggttcaagtgattcttctgcctcagcctcatgagtagctgggataacaggcacgtgccatcacacctggctagttttttgtatttttagcagagatggggtttcaccgcattagccaggatggtctcaatctcctgacctcgtgagctgcccacctcgacctcccaaagtgctgggattacaggtatgagccaccgtgcccggccttagtGCGAACTTTTAAATGCATTTACCAGCAAGAATCCACAGTGTGGGTTTGGATGGGAAACGGAGCTGGACATGACCTCCAGACAGCCTTGGAATAACATGATGTTGACAGCCATGAATTAGGGTGTCCACAGGCAGATCCCACTGGAGAATTGTGGGATGTACCTTTGTTTTCAGAACCACAGCATCCCCAAAGATCTGACCCAAGGACACTGATGAAAAGTTCAAAGGCAGATTGTGGGAGCCCTCTCAATTCTGTGCAGTCACGTACGTAAGCTAAGGGCTGGGAGTGTTTCTTAACTTCAGACGGGGTTCCAAGAAAGGCCTGTTGGGACCGAAGTCCTTTCTCCTCAGTCCTTCAATTTGTCCTAAAGTGGTGGAAAGGGTTGCATATTTACTTGAAGACATTTCCGTATTGCTTACATTCAAGAAGCTGCTCTTAAATGTGTGCATGGTTTCATGGTCTCAAAATGAACTAGGATGCACaagaaactcagaaatgacagaaaagttaaatgaatATGAAACTGAAGAGTTTAGTTTCCACAGATATTTAAAAACCAGTCAACTTGAAATGGATATTcagattaaaaagataaaacataagaCTGATAATCTTATAGCAGAACTGGAAGGTGCATCTTCAAAATGTCTGTATCTGGCTGAAAACAATCAAGTTCTTCAACAGGAATTATTATCTATGAAAACAATACAACAGAAATGTAAAGAATTTGAGAAGAATAAAAAGGTGTTGGAATAAGAAGTGAGAGGAGTTAGCTAGCTTGCCTCAGGTAAACAGCAAGGGAAGGGTTTTTGGAGAGCCCCTGACCCACTGGTTAGTGCCTTATTCCCACATATAACAAGGTCTCtgattggattaaaaaataataataattagcacaGGGAGTCATGCCTAGAGATATGCCCACAGCTGCACAGATAGAACTTTTAGCCCACTCAGATAAGGAAACTTGCACAAACCTTTAGCCCACTTAAATAAAGGAACAAGGCCCAACATAGAAATGCCTTAGTCCTTTGTATAATTAGTGGGCTTCCAGGAAATAGCCTCTACTCCTTTTATGGGCATATACCTGGTGGGCTCTGGTGGGTTCTGGTGGgcacttcctttttttaaacattctttagCCTCTATGAATcatcacttcagcctctgattggtcccaGGCCAAGGTCCTGGGCCAGGCTGAATCATGCTTTGCCAAGACAGCCTTCAGACTAGTCAGCACATTTCTTCCCCTTTCCAGTCTATAAAAATCCCAGACCCAGCCTCATAGTGGGCAACTCATTTGGGCTCCACTCTCTGCTGCacagagctttctttttttgcttattaaacttttgctccaaTCTCACCCTTGTGTCTGCATTCCTTAATCTTCTTGGAAGTAAGACAAATAACTCCACATAGtacctcagaaaacaaaaaactgctaCACTGTGGTGCATTGGCAAGCCTGTAACAGAAGTAGTAAATCTAAAAAGTCATATGGAAATGAACGTGCTATAGAATATGTAGAGAAGTTTAAATGAGAGATTGAAGAAAGAGcaagacaagaaagagaaaaattagaagtCCATCTATAGAACGAATGAGATACCAGCAGCAGTGTGCACCAAGCTTCTACAGACAAAGTGCATCGAATGTTTACTCTCCATTTTTACTACAAGGCCAGTCCAAGAGTTACCTTGTGTTGAAAATCTTAATAGTGTACGTCTCAACAGAGGACATATTATGAGAGAAAACTTAAGGATCCCTACCTCATACCCAGAGACCTCAAATAGCAGCATGAACTACTCAACCAAGACTCAGCCAGAttggatagaaaaaaataactacagaAGTAAAAAAATGCTGTTGCTGAATTGGAAATTAGCTCTCATATGGTTTCTTCTGTAGAATCCACTGAAGAATGAGTCACATCTAAATCAATATGTCCTTTGGAAAGCATAATGAGAATACGTtccagttttaaagaaaaatgttataatgTATAAGattgtaaaattttattactGGGCTGTTTACATGATACTTTCTTTCTTATTAAATATAACCTGACAAtctttattaaatgaaaatatttttgtatcatcaacaacaacaaaagaactaGGATGAAGAATTTCCCACATTCTTAatatttatagggtttctctccagtatacATTCTCATGTGTGCTCAAAAGGCTGTGTGAAGGCTTTCCCAAATGTCTTACATTTATAGACTTTCACCCTACTCTGACTCCTTTCATATATTCACACTCTAGAGGACAGTTGGAAGATTttcccacttttattttttcttgagacagtgtctcattctgtcgcacaggctggaatgcagtggcgtgatctcagctcactgcaacctctgtctccaggttcaagtgattctcctgccttagcctcctgagtagctgggattagaggcatgcactaccatgcctggctcattttttggtaatttttagtagagatggggtttcaccatgttgaccaagctggtctcgaatttctgacctcaaatgatctgcccgccttgcaccttggcctcccaaagtgctgggactataggcatgagccaacaagcttggccttttttaaaaaaacaaaaaacaaaaagcaaaacagatttCACTGCAGCACGAGTCCTGTCTTTGAAATGAATTAGGTCAACTGAAGGCTTAATCACAATGTTTACATTCATACCGTTTCTCACCAGTGGGAATTCTTTCGTGTTCAAAAGAAACTGGAACAATCAAGGGCTTAAGAACAATGTTTGTATTCACACAGCTTCTGTCCAGTATGAACTCTTTTGTGTATTCAGAAGGAGCTGGAACAACCGAAGGCTTCAGAATGTTGCTTATATTCTTAGACTTTCTCTCCCATATGAGTCCTTTCATGCAGTCGAAAGTGACTGGAAGAAatgaaggcttttccacattgtttgcattcataaggtttctctccagtgtgagacCTTTCATGAATTCGAACAGAACTTGAAaatctgaaggctttcccacattgttTACATCGATAGGGTTTCTCTCCCGTGTGAGTTCTCTCATGCATTCGAAATTTACTGGAAGAAatgaaggcttttccacattgTTTACATTGAtacggtttctctccagtgtgagtccttTCATGCAATCGAATTTGACTGGAACGAAGGAAGGCCTTACCACATTGCTTACACTCAAAAGGTTTATTCCCAGTGTGAATTTTTTCATGTTCTCGAAGGGAACTTGAAAAACTGAAGGTTTTACCGCATagtttacattcatagggtttctctccagtgtgtgTTCTTTCATGCAGTCGAAAGGAACTGGAACGAATGAAAACTTTTCCACACtgtttacattcatagggtttctctccagtgtgtgACCTTTCATGAATTCGAAAATAACTTGAACacctgaaggctttcccacactgtttacattcatagggtttctctgcaTTGTGAGTCCTTTCATGTCTTTGAAGGGAACTTGAAAAACTGAAGGTTTTACCACATtgtttacattcatagggtttctctccagtgtgagttgtTTCGTGTTCTCGAAGGGAACTTGAAAAACTGAAGGTTTTATGACACTGtttacattcataaggtttctctccagtatgagttcTTTCATGCAATCGAAGAGAAATGGACCAACTGAATGATTTGCCACATCGTTTACattcatatggtttttctccaATATGAGTTCTTTCATGCACTCGACAGGAATTAGAAGAgttgaaggctttcccacattctttacatttataAGGTcgagccccagtgtgtgttattacATGTGCTCGAAAGCTTGCAGAATAAAagaaggcttttccacattctttacattcatagggtttctctccactaTGAGTCCTTTTATGCCTTCGAAAAGAACTGAGAAAACTGAAGGCTTtaccacattctttacatttgtagggtttttctccagtgtgagttctttcATGAGTTCGAAAGTATGTGGGACAACTGAAAGCCTTACCACAttgcttacattcatagggtttctctccagtgtgagtccttTTGTGTCTTTGAAAAGATTGGTAACAtataaaggctttcccacactgtttacattcatagggtttctttCCAGTATGAGCATGTTTTTGAAAAGACTGGTAATATATAAAGGTTTTTCCACAttgcttacattcatagggtttctctccagcatGAGTCCTTTCATGCCTTTGAAATGGCTGGTAATAtataaaggctttcccacactgtttacattcatagggcttcactccagtgtgagttctttcGTGTTTGTGAAAGCAGTGGCGATAACTGAAGGTTTTCCCAACTGCTTTACATTTACATGGTTGCTTTTCATATTCCTGATACTCATTTGGTTTCTGTCCAGTGTGAGATCTCATGTGCCTATTAAGGGACGAATGATGCATGAAGTCTCTTCCACAAAAGCTGCATTCATGTGGTTTTGCTCCAGTAAAAGTTTCCTTGTTGATATTAACATTTGGCATCTGGCTAGTCGTTTCTCCACATTTGCTACCTCTTCTACTTTCACAGAGTCTCTCAACCATATGACATCTGTAAAAAATGAATAGCACATTATTAGtggcttttaaattattttgtatttattagtaGGTATGAGAAttacattttaaccattttcagAAAAAGTGTAGGATATCTGCCCTGTCTGAATTGTTTTAAAGTTAATATATTCAATGCTCTGGAAGAAGACTCAACCATAGTTATGATCAAAACagtcaatttttttgttgttgttgtttaaataagagatggagtctcattctctcacccaggctggagtacagtggcatgatcacagctcactgaagccttgaattcctgggctcaaccaatcctcccatctcagcctcctgagcaggtgggactagagagtgccaccatgcctggctaattttttttttttttttccgagatggagtcttgctctgttgcccaggctggagtacagtggcacgatctaggctcactgcagcttctgcctcccgggttccagcaattttcctgcctcagcctcctgggtagctgggactataggagcacaccaccacggctggctaatttttgtatttttagtagagatggggttttgccatgttggccaggctggtcttgaactcctgacctcaggtgatctgcctgccttggcctcccaaagtgctaggattacaggcatgagccactgtgccaggccttttttttttttccccagatgaggtcttgctatattacccaggctggtcttgaattccaggcctcaagtgatcctcctacctcagcctcccaaactgctgggattacctACATGAACtattgtgcctggccaaaataataatatttataaaagggGTTTCTAAATGCTATTTcaaagtgatttatttttcacatcCTGAACATCTATgatgtttttaagaaaacattttcagtgAAAGTTTtctaggaataaataaatttgaagctGTGCTTAATTgttttgcttgctttcttttgaaATTCCCCCACGGGCCACTATTTTTCTGTGGATGCAACTCACCTTTGATTTTTCCCCTGGTTTCTGTGGTCATCTTCAATGTCCTGGTCTTCCCACTTTTTTCCTAAAATGCATACCCAGAAAGaccattaaaaattattagaaattatagaaaattgTTACAGTCTAGTTTCATGATTAGCTGTGACTGTCTGATTCAATCACTGAAAGATTCCCTTTCCACATTTCAAATCTTGGAACACAGCTGTTGAGCAAGAAACACTTGTTCTGTGTTCTATATTTAACTGAGGAAAGAAATGTTGATATCCTTACCTAGACAGACCAGGTTTTTGAAGGTCTCCTGCATCACATCTTCATAGAGCTTTTTCTGTGAAGAATCCAGCAAAGCCCACTCCTCCAGGGTGAAGTTCACGGCCACATCCTCAAAGGAGACTGAGTCCTGAAACATTCCACATATGTTTACAGAGGATGGGTAAGACTGGCAGTACTGGGGATCTATACTTGATTTGTAAGAAGTTCCCATACAATTCTGTGTTCTCCAAACATTTGGTGTATGACTCAGCTGTCAGAACTACGACTGTCCACACTGACTTCCTCATAAAATTCATGCTGTCATGAACACACAGAAAttacttgtattttttctttttcctttttctttttttttttttgagacagagtcttgctttattgcccaggctggagttcagtggtgcgatcttggctcactgcaacctctgcctctggagctcaaatgattctcgtgccccagcctcctaagtagctgggactacaggtgtgtaccatacctatctaattttttgtatttttagtagagacggggtttcaccatgttggccaggctggtctcgaactcctgagttcaggcaatttgcccgcctcggcctcccaaagtgctaggattacaggcgtgagccactgtgcctggtcaattACTTCTAAATTTTTACTGTGATCATCTGAAACCTTATTGTTCTCTAAAGGTGGACTCAAGCTCACACTGGAAAAGTAAGAGAAATGCTAtacaaatgaaacaaattttaagaCCATTAATCCCTTGTGAGAAAAACTCATTTCCTACCTTATTACGTACCATATCACTCAGCATTTCATTACGCATGGAATCAATCTGGATAaggttttaataaataaatacaccttCAAGAACTGTAGGCTTTTCTTTTATTCCCATCAACAAACAAGAGGCCAGGAGGCCTGTGGAAAGCTAAATTGTCACAAGGAGCTGCTGGCCATGTCCTGAAGGACTCCAGGCCACTACTGCAGTGGAGTaattaaggaatcagagagaTTGAGGGGTTGAGgaggaattatttaattatttaggtgCACCGACCCAGTTGGATTAACATCCAAAGAACTGAGCCCCAAACAGAGTCAAGCTACCTTTTAACCATttcgtggggtgggggggagattTGTGCAGGGGGAAGTGTATTACAGAagcgagaaacaaagacagttattcaattaaAACACGCATTACATTActtcttacttttcaaggaacGACAACATGTTTTACGACTTGAGATTATCTGTttagtgaccttgcagctgcacagctagagaaacagtcttcacaatgcctgggaaagggagagataaggctcactagctacagaaaaacaggcagtcaatttttaaaggacttcagatctttctcttcctcaggggGAACtgggttttcttacatacaactgagtttttgcttatacatttttaaaatttcttttaattcctgttccacTATAAGTACTCAAATCCAGCTGGCTGAAtgaaaatattcctttgcagaagTATTAATTTCAACTTGTTTGTGTAATATTTATCACAGGCTcagttcttcctttttctctctctcacatttCATGGATCTAGGAGATTACTGGGAAGTTAGAGCTCAGGCCTGAGGAGGAACGTATGGCAACTTACACCTCTACAAAATTTGTATACCAGGAGAGGGTTTATTACACGTTTACTTGAGACTTTGGGAAGACTCGGGTAGGCTGGCTAGGGGTTTTCACTGAGGTTAGGGAGTGGGCTAGTGTGGGAGTTCAAGCATACAAGCAGGGGCTAATGTGGATTGAATGTCTCACCAGCACCAAATGAGGGTGACCCAGGCTTTCTTCCTACCACATCTGGATGTAGGGTACATAGTAGAAAAGGAGgaatgagattttattttatttattttatttcatttgttttgagaccgagtttcactgttgcccaggttggagtgctgtagcgtgatctcggctcactgcaaccttcgcctcccaggttcaagcgattcttgtgcctcagcctcctgaatagctgggattacagatgtgcaccaccacacccgtctaatttttgtgtttttagtagagacagggttttgccatgttggccaggctgggcttgaactcctgggctcaagcgatctgcctgcctccgcctcccaaagtgctgggattataggtgtgagtcccCATGCCTGGCAATAATGAGATTTTAAAGCTATCATCCATCAAACATCACAAAAAAATGAAGTCAGAGACTTCCAATTTCTGGTCTTACAAGTAAGGAACGTAGAAATTGTCAATCCCAGCCGtgcaagtaaaaaataaacatcaaatcAATTACCCTTCTTGGATCCATTAAAGAATTGAGGGTCATAAGGCAAAGTTTTCTCTCTAAAATTTGACAGACGAATAGGAAAAGTAACAATTTTGTAATATTCCCAGAACATAATG contains:
- the ZNF14 gene encoding zinc finger protein 14, with product MDSVSFEDVAVNFTLEEWALLDSSQKKLYEDVMQETFKNLVCLGKKWEDQDIEDDHRNQGKNQRCHMVERLCESRRGSKCGETTSQMPNVNINKETFTGAKPHECSFCGRDFMHHSSLNRHMRSHTGQKPNEYQEYEKQPCKCKAVGKTFSYRHCFHKHERTHTGVKPYECKQCGKAFIYYQPFQRHERTHAGEKPYECKQCGKTFIYYQSFQKHAHTGKKPYECKQCGKAFICYQSFQRHKRTHTGEKPYECKQCGKAFSCPTYFRTHERTHTGEKPYKCKECGKAFSFLSSFRRHKRTHSGEKPYECKECGKAFFYSASFRAHVITHTGARPYKCKECGKAFNSSNSCRVHERTHIGEKPYECKRCGKSFSWSISLRLHERTHTGEKPYECKQCHKTFSFSSSLREHETTHTGEKPYECKQCGKTFSFSSSLQRHERTHNAEKPYECKQCGKAFRCSSYFRIHERSHTGEKPYECKQCGKVFIRSSSFRLHERTHTGEKPYECKLCGKTFSFSSSLREHEKIHTGNKPFECKQCGKAFLRSSQIRLHERTHTGEKPYQCKQCGKAFISSSKFRMHERTHTGEKPYRCKQCGKAFRFSSSVRIHERSHTGEKPYECKQCGKAFISSSHFRLHERTHMGEKV